The following proteins are encoded in a genomic region of Glycine max cultivar Williams 82 chromosome 18, Glycine_max_v4.0, whole genome shotgun sequence:
- the LOC100788775 gene encoding uncharacterized protein, which translates to MLTPTTGVPKRRPRSGRTPLQLKNTPADPIHPSAKPKPKPKPYFEISLIDKENNPVAAVAVLVAQPPETSLAEELSAVKKKLERMRADKEKTEKMLNEKHAILDAKMKEMEERGEIQKNLEIEVDRLFRLKELKYRCMRVSPMRTLREKEQGKIVNEAPSQSEVKTEETVASESESESESESVGGECQVLQSPGSACSQTHTPHTKSDS; encoded by the exons ATGCTAACTCCGACCACCGGAGTACCGAAGCGCCGGCCGCGATCTGGCCGGACGCCGCTTCAGCTCAAGAACACTCCTGCCGATCCCATTCATCCTTCCGCGAAgcccaagcccaagcccaagccGTATTTCGAGATTTCATTGATCGACAAAGAGAACAATCCGGTTGCCGCCGTCGCGGTTCTGGTGGCGCAGCCGCCGGAGACGTCGCTGGCGGAGGAGCTCAGCGCGgtcaagaagaagctggagAGAATGAGAGCGGACAAAGAAAAAACGGAGAAAATGCTGAACGAGAAACACGCAATACTGGACgcgaagatgaaggagatggaAGAGCGAGGTGAGATTCAGAAGAACCTCGAGATCGAGGTTGACCGGTTGTTCCGGTTGAAGGAACTCAAGTATCGCTGCATG AGAGTTTCTCCGATGAGAACGCTTAGGGAGAAGGAACAAGGAAAGATCGTGAACGAAGCGCCATCGCAATCGGAG GTGAAAACGGAGGAAACAGTGGCGTCGGAATCTGAATCGGAATCGGAATCGGAATCTGTTGGAGGCGAATGCCAAGTTCTGCAGAGTCCAGGTTCAGCTTGTTCACAAACTCATACTCCACATACAAAATCAGATAGTTGA